TATCTAAGCTATAAAATGGgtcatttttcttcaaaatgctTTTCATGCATAACTCTCTCCTTTTTAATGTCTACAAGCAGTCGTCCAATTTCTTCCCTCACTATTATAGTATAGTTGGTTTCAACCACATGATTCTTGGATCACAAATGGTgtatataaattttaaaaaaaatattccttcTTACTGTCTTCTCGTACTTGACAGCATCCTTCTCGGCAATCTGTGCAGCTCGTTCTTTTGCCATATAACCTGCTTTCAATTTGGCCTCTAACTCTCTCAGCTCTAGACTGTTTTCTCTGATTTGTTGTCTCATTTTTTCATCTCTCAGTGATTCCAGCTTGAGTTTTTCCAACTCCCTGCCAAGTCTTTCCTCTTGTTCTTGCTCAAGTTCACGTTGTCTTCTAATTTGTTCTGACTGTATTGGAAGATAATATAGtgatataaaacattttgacaaccGACTGACTACTAAACAACTTGACTTTTGACATAATCACAATGTTTACCAACTCAAATACTAATTTTCTTTACCTCTAAGATGGCAATTACATCTACGTCAAAACCATGCAACTGACATGGGTAGGCATTTggataatattatattacagtaTATAGCTACACAAAAATATCTTGGATTCTTGGGCCTGTTATATCACCAGGTTACATTATGTGGTCTTGGTATTATTATTGTTCAAGTTTCTTAATCAATGCATAAACTATAACTTTCAATAAAGTGCCAAGGGCTGAACTATAATTTATAGGATACatgtaaaaattaaaatatactttcTGGGCGGAAACATGTGTCTTCTTAGAAGGGTTACTCCCAAAATGTCAACTATTTTTAACTTTGTAATAATACGTTCTTGTACCTCGACCAGGGGTTCTTATTACTTATGAGTAACGTTTCGCCTATTCAGGTCCAAGAATGTACTTATCACTACGTATTAATACATTTTACCGACCTCATGAATGTGTTCAAGGATATTTTTATTAACTTAAAAAAAGTTATTGGACTGAGAACATTTTAACAAGTTTTTGtatgtcatgtttgtttgttagttattCTGAAATCAAACATGAAGTGTTGAAATCTTGATTATGTATTGTGTGTGGTTGTTTCTTAGATTTCTTCACTGATTTTTCCTAATCATTCTAAAATAGAGATTCACATCCTACATTTGTATGACAGATACAGGAATCAACCACTACTCTGATGAGTACAGGACATTGATAGATTCATCTAGCAAGTACACACATACTAACTACTTACCCTAATAATAGCTTCTTCAGTTTCTCTTTCATGCTGTTCTTGTTGCATACGTCTGATTAACCTTTTGGTTTCCACTCTCTCATCACTGGCCATGTTAGCTTCCAGCATCTTCTCATTACTGAGGCGTTTCACAGTATCTTCCCTGGCAATTTCCTTACGACGGCTTTCAGTCAGCATTTTCTGCTGCTGCGAGTGTGTTAACGTTCGCCGAACAGTTGCCTGTTATTGTGAAGAGAGATAAATCTTTTAATATGAACGAATGAAGTGACATTGTTGAATTTCGTAATTTCTTAATTATGGTTGACTACTTTAAAATGAAAACCATTGGCAATGTGATGTAAAGAATGAGACAAAAGATGTAACTTAATGAAATTTGATTGAGAGTGTCCCAGTTGAATGTTATAAACACTTTTATGATGATCAAAAGAAAtgggtaggggtgggggtgtcAATATGCAATGACAGTGGATCATTGTTTATTTATCAATCAAGCTCTTTGTTCTTACAATCATTGACAGTGATATGCATAAAGCAAATTCTTGAAAACACTAAACATTTCCCGTATTACAATTTGGCCCTTCAGCAATGAAGGCACACTTGTGACTTGGTTGTGATCGACGTTTGGTTATggtatatatactttttaacatttaaatatttacGTCTGAGAACTTGAACAACTTAAGTAATTATCAGCCACTGAAATTGAAACAATGTCTTCTATTAATTAAATAATCCTTGAGCGTCCAGGTAAACTGGTTCAGGTCACCAAACTTGTTCTGTTCGAAATCAGTAACGACTAACGTCAGGACTGTAGTTTACATTACACTTCATAAACACGGTAACATAACAATCTGTTTCTCGGACTTGTTCTAACCCGTCACAACGCACACGTGTTTTGAAAACATAGTCATATTTGCTGATGATGACTAAACTATTTCTGTCATGAGGTGATTGGAGAAATTAACTGATTCAGATCGGATCTCATGGAAACTCAGTAAACACACAAATCGACTGTAAAGGTCGTGTCGTTCGGTACTGATATGAATATAAACCCTGACTGATCAGAGCTGACGTGACGGAGAAGTCGCGCTGCTGTCGGTCAAATACTGCTGTGGTTTCTTAAAAATAAATAGTGCTAATGCAATTATTTTTCACAGACCTGATGGAAACCATCATACTTTACTTACCATTGTGGAAAATCTCTAATATAACCCTTCGCTGGTgtagaaattatgaaaattctCCAGATCAGCTGAACAGTCGTGACACGAAAGATGGCTACCTGTGACTGTTATGGTGATTCGTAACCAGGAGAACAAACCTCGCTTTGAAAATACACCGCTATGTCATAGCTTGTGATTGGTCACCTGTGAGATCCCAAACATTTCACTAGGCAGGCGATGATTGGTCTATTTTACCCACCGCTCTCATTTttctggtgtttttttttttgtataatttccATTTGATTTTACTTTGCTTTTCCTAAAAAAGTTATCAGTATCAATACTTAATCAGAAGTGACCTTCAGCATGTGATCAAGGTTTTATAAATTTAGTCTTCTAACACTGATCACGTTATTTCTCGCGAGAGCACAATCAATACATCATGGCGGACTACAGTGGTTTCATGAACCATCAATTTTGGCAAAATGGACCAGCGCCTGGGTCATTTTACAACCTTCCCGGAGGTACTACATCTTCACAAAGCGGACCAATAAAACATACTCTGTAAGTTGCCAAAGTTTTATTCTATTCCTCAGTGAAAAACATGTGATTTTCATATTCTGTTGTCATTTACATCTGAGGACGTGAGTCAGCAGCAATGTACTGCTTTGATATATTTGATGATATTATACCTTTTAATAGTTCGCACTGTAACACCTTCTAAAAGAAAGTACAAACCTTACAACTTCATTGAGACAAGTCTTAGGTTGAGTATTTTCGCATTAACCTTTAAAATATAGtgcacaaaacaaaatttatgaatGTAGCATAATCTTTAAAAgagtatataaattataattatattattgttaactttgaaatttgatatgCAATATGTTATTGCagttgaaatataaatgtatggtcACGCCGGGGTGTTGGAGTTAAGGTTTAGGGATAGGAATAAGTTTTAAGACCCCAGAGATAAAATTGGTTTGTATGATCAACAATGAACAGTCACTATGCTATGCATTACTTGCCTCATGCGCCGATACCACTGAGAAGTTTACATTTTAGTTGTAGTTTGAGTCTACAAGGACTTAGGTTGTCTGTAAATTTCAGGACAGTCATAGACCAAAACTAAGAGCACAACTAAtaaatggaatgaaataaaataaacagtcACTGCGTAAAATAAATGATCTGTTTATTTAAATCCCAAATAAGATATGTAGCTAGACCATATTTAAAATGCAACAATTTGTATGttctacacatgtatgtataacaatcaACATAATTTGCATGAACTTCAAGGAGTAAAGTGCAAAATTCACGATCAATACGTACCACATCTTCGACATTTTGAAGCAATTGATGAGACTGGATGGCGTGAATTATGCATGTCCGACGGTGGTGTACTCCAAGACCTGCTCTGACCAACATCCTCACTGAATTCCTGTGATCTTCATGAAAGTAATGATGGCCTCTTACACTGCATATATTTTGTGGACAATCTTATGCAAGGAAGCATTTCGTATCATAAGAAGACTCGTTTTGAATGACCCCCAAAGTAACCCATAGTTCAGCCTGTCGGCCTGCAATATAACAATACTGACATTAGCGGAACtacctagcttgaatacaaacgCGTATTTGTTGTACAGCCAGTCCACACACTTGCCAAACATTATACTCATACTTACAATTTCCATGTATTATGATTACTTTCAGTGATCCTATGACAACTGGTACATCAGTCATTGGTTTGAAGTTTGACGGCGGCGTAATGATAGCAGCTGATACACTAGGATCATACGGTTCACTAGCAAGGTTTAGACAGATTTCAAGGGTATATTCTATCAACAACAATACTATCATAGGAGGTTCAGGAGATATTGCTGATTTTCAGTTCCTAAAGAATAAGATTGAACAAATGATGTAAGTTGTGTATATTTCTTATGTCTGTGCCATATTCACTTAAGTATTTTCATTGAAAGGTTTGGTTTGGGTTTAGaatattgtttaaaaaaacacactctTTTTGGAATAGATATAATTCTTATTTCCATCCAAGGTATTAATTTGGAAGAGCTCATTAAAACCAGTTTCATTCAATCTGaagtgaactacatgtacatacagaaatgtTTTTGCATTCATTTATAAGAATACTCCCTTAATCTGTGGACAAGAAAAAACATGTCTTGATATAAGAAATAATGTGAACAACATTATGGCACAATTTTTGGTTACCTGTAAATTTGGAAAACCTAGTTTTCATGCCTCTTTGTTTATGTTCTACCACATCTTGCATATTGTTGAGTGAAATTTGCTTCTGACTAAACGTGTACACTAAGTTAGTCAAGTAAACTTAAAGGCCTCAGTGACAGACTACTATATGGCCATAAATAACAGATTGgacatatataatgatattataagTACCTTTTAATTCAATTAATTCAAACTTATTTCATGCATAAATTTCTCAAATTACAATGATTGATGGAGAATAAAATTATTATGCAAGTGCAGtatacaattagatgttattccccaatatttttcttcataaagccaaggaaaatacgagtgacctaaagggcgtttgtcactacgagttgctaccCTAGGTCACGTGTactttccagctgaatgaagaaaattattggagattatattatagcattaccaattccagtgaattttgtgacgtcatcgctgtacattattactgataatgtactccgttattgggcattgcggccccggaacgagcataacaatacaagcttatttgttctgtttcttcatacgactaggcccgtattttttcgaaatgtatgtcgttacttatgattgtcatttccactgtttaaaaatacaacgcattcatgaaacaaatttgtgttcacagcagttcattggagtgtatatgtgtgtgtacgtgtacgtacgtgtgtcgctgtgattagtattcagcttccgggccgaacatggcagacgacgttcagcgctgtgtatattatacgttgttttgcgtttctcggtctacaaattcactggaattggcaaaactataaaataataacaataatgtacgtcctcccagtccataatggactcaagcaaactttgcactccataatgggctcggctgtcgcctcgcccattatgtcgttcaaagtttgctttcgtccattatgggctgggagggcgtacattattgtttaaataacataattgtaccagtgccagtaatatcaaagaaaaattggggaaaataatggcaattttgagcgttttgactcatttcAAGCACAGCAGAACGAGTGATATAGACatatgttgtgatgtagaatgaccagcgtatatatattccatatttttcgTTGAACCTGTcacatgcatggtataatgatcaCACATCTGTCTTTCCAGGATTGATGAGGATTGTTTGGATGATGGTCATGGTTACACACCGAAATCTATCTTTTCATGGTTAACCAGAGTTCTTTATAACcgaaggtcaaagttcaacccATTGTGGAATGTCTATGTTGTTGGCGGAATGCAGGGTGATGAACCGTATGTAACAATTTGTGTTTTCCTCAAAAAGTTGACACAATTGTCAACACAGTTTGTGTTCAGAGTGAATAAACTTTAGCAAACAAATCTTAAACATTCACTGCTGCAATGAGACTTGCGAAAACTGCAAAACTTTGTTTATTCTGCCTTGCTATCAGTATGTAGCTCAGGTCCCACGAGGCAATGCTTTCTTTTCCAGAATATACtaactctgtgagtagaaacgATAATTTTAACTGCATTATGTACAGTACAGGTGAAGTAGTTGCAAGACTTGCCTACTTGTTATCCCCACAAGTTATAGTGTTCCCTTCCAATTGGTATTTTGATCAAGCTCTCTCAGTCCTGATAACACCCTCTATTATTTAGATTTGTGAGGAAATTCCAGGTTGTCCCAAGTCCTTTATAAAATGATGGATGATTCCTTGAAATCAATAAAAATCCATGTAGCAATATACTTCATTGTTATGCCCATACACTATGTTCTTCAGACTCCAAGAGTCTTTCCTGTTGAAAGGGCGTGTAttgatttcagtgaaaaattAGCAAATACTGTAAATAACCTGGTCTTAGACCCGGTCTAAATTTCATGTATTCAAGGAGTTGCCATTCATCCATTTTAGTTAAACCTAGGTAACAATAGAGTAGTAGAGAGTGTTATTTAATGACTTGACAGTGGTATACTCAGTTTCTTGATGAGAATTGAAAAGTTTTCACTAGAACTTGCAAGAATAACAAGTAAAAAAGTTAAATTAAACTATTTGTGTTGATGTATTTCAGATTCCTAGGCTATGTCAATCTGATAGGAACTGCTTACCAAGCTCCAACAATTGCCACTGGATTTGGTGGTTATTTAGCACAGGTAAGTGAAATGAAGTATATCAATTTGTATGCTGTTTGAAGTCATAAACTGAATGTATCTCATGTCTTGAAGAAAACCCTACCTGATTTTGTTGAGATTTTGAGACATGTTCCTGCTTCTCAACCTTGGATGGGGTACATACAATGGCTTGATTGCAGATGTGGGGGTGGGAGGATGGCtgtgtggatgggtgggtgggtgggtggttggggGTGGTGATgattgatgataatgatgattgatgacaatgacaatgatgacgacgacgacgatgatgatgatgatgatgatgaagtagTTTGTTTGTGTAACTGGCTTACCATTTTTTGATTAATTTTGGATATGGGAGCCAATAATTAAATTTATACAACAAAATGAATAGTCATTTAAAATCACTCATAAAgttgaacaaaatgttcaatATGCAGTTGgataggggggaggggggggggtgatgatgatgatgaaataatgTCTCAAAAGTGACCTTCGGTTGCCATGGATATCCACTATTACAAGacattttctatttattttcaGCCAATGCTTAGAGATGCTTATGAAAAGAATAACAAAATGACCCTAGAGGAAGCCAAAGAAGTGATAACAAGATGTATGAAAGTTTTATTCTACAGAGATGCTAGATCATACAATAGGGTAAGTAGGAATATATGTGTTACAGGCCCACCTCAGGTTAGGATTTAATATGTAGGTGTTtggcagagatatagaaaaacTTGGTCCAGAACAGAAATTCTCCTATGTAATCTGTATTGAGATAACACTTATGCAattgattgaaacatagccctttagggttgtcggtggccgagcgaTTAGCTCGTAcacctcttacctctgcagtctgagTTTGAACCCGCCAGGTGTTGGCcgggtttgattaaaaattcAACCAGGTCtgcatgtaagaagggtgatgctcagtttgaccctgtcgaataacgcaggttttccccgggtactccagtttcctcctgcctTTTCAACACTAGGGTGCTGCtcttgtggcgaccattcaaaaaatttccgaatttatttggacgaataaagttTTATTAttgattaaagtggccatatggatgaggattggaggtagttattttggatttttaatttataaaacaattttattatagcttcctacttgaaaagtcaatgtgaagcAACCTTtactaagtctgtgtttataactcaatgcATTATTAAAAGCTAAACTATGTGTAAAAAGttaaagattttacacattaattaatcttttgcaatttattgagttccAGACAAggatttggcatatgttgtttcacattgatttttcaagtaggaaaccataataaaactgttttataaattaaaaatccaaaataactacctccaatcctcatccatatatgaccactttaagtcCTACAACCTCATATCACATGTAGCTACTGATATAGATGAAAGGAAAATCAAATGATGGTAGATAAGAGTGGTGTCATCTATCAGTTACCTTGTGGGTTATGTGGTGCAGCATACATCGGTGAATCGGAATACACCTTGTCAGTGAGATTGAAAGAACATGAACATTACTGCAGCAGACCTAGCGATACAGTTAGTACAGTGACAGTAGCCCAACATATCATCAAACAAGGACATCAAATCCTAGGGATATGATTACTGTTATTGATAGAGAGACTTAACTGGTACAAGTGTGACATCTAAGAGACTGTTTACATCAAGAGTTGGCCCAGAACAGAGATGAAGGATGATATTTTCTCACTTAAGATCTGTAGGCACATTCTCTGTGATCCCATCACTTTGTGCACCATCTATTATCGAGTGAACAGACAGTTTGTTGTAAAAAGCtctcaaattatcaaattatggtATGTGTATTGGTTAAATTTGTAATGCGCATATCACATGGTAGTTCTATCATGTAGAGATGGTAAATCATCCAATAGTGAAATCCTAATTACAATGTTATCCATATGATGTAGAATccttatcatttcaaaattccATTTATTGTGTATGGAAATGACTGACGTCAATGGTTTGTGTTTCATTTCAGTTTGAAATAGCATACATCACAAAAGATGGACCCGTTATAGAGGAACCTATATCAGCAGATGCAAACTGGGAAATAGCACATTATGTCAAGTAAGTTGATCTTGAAAGAATTAATTAGTCTTTCCTTTCTTCTTCTTAGTGATTTTTCTTCTACATTTGCAGATGTGATAATGATATGTGAACATGGTGAAATCTTGTCAGAGTTTCTAAGAAACCTATAGAGTttagttttgttgagaccatttagtttgttgttttgattttgaatataATTGATACACGTATTGCATGTTTTGTAGTGTTAACATTAACGgacaatcacacaatgtcacacaaggtcATAAGCGAATCTcgttcatggggggggggggtagggtctggcatcaatgtgattgctgaatttcattttcgcacttctaaccaaatttctaAAACTTGCACGCTTTCAATGATAACAGATTCTGTCTTTACGACTTAGATGtttaagttgataaaaatttatttCTAATGTGACATGCAGTGCGAGGTTTATGGccgtattttgatgtgtttaccatcgtctcagtaaacaggttcataaggttggaaattcatgtttaccatatgtttttacattgcattgattgTAGTGATGTGACTGCTACATTTTGCattatggtttacatcatatgtaaacaTGTAATGTCGCACTTGCGAAAGTTTGTGTAGGGGCacggggagggggagggggatttgtcctaaacgaacgatgtttGCTTATTGAGTTTGTgagacattgtgcgatcatccctaagTTGCTGTCAAGTTTTTAATACTTTGAAGACCATGCTCTGGAACTTTGTACACAAAGATATGACCAGATCACAATCTTTGATTTTAATCTACACTGTAATTGTACTTGTTCACAAAGTATACAGTATGGTTAAATCATCTAGCATCTCTGAACAAAATGgtgttattgattgattgattgattgattgattgattgattgtacaTACTAACGTACAATCTATAGATTGGTTTTATTGATATAGACCAGTTCTTTATATTGAAGGCCTTCTATTTCCACAACCTGTAGGATCTTCCTAAATATTgcgtgttttttttctttgcagGGGTTACGAGTAAACTGTTTCTTAAAcatcacacatgcacacacacacacacacacacacacgaagaCTTCATACCAAGGAAATATTTTTACCaactatttctttatttaaacAGTCACACAATGTTGGAAAATATACATGTGCTTTCCTATATTAAGAATCAGTTACGTGTGTAGCACAGAATAGAATATGGTACAAAAATACCAACTTGCTTTCAATTtgcttttgaaaaaaataaggaATTCACCATTGAGTGAAGTATGCCCTCTAGTGACATTGACGTCGCTGCATTAGTCTTTGTGATTCTTAGCAAAAAAGTTAGCTCATTATGTGATACAGTATACAAcaaatatttgactttatatATTTCATAGAAACAATATGTTCTGCAAATGTTTGAATGAATCAAACATCTGAAATTGAACTTTGAAGTTTGTCCCCAGTAAGTACCAGGTCGTCTAGAaaatttgtgggtttttttcattgaaatagaAACTGTGTATTACAACATTGAGGTTCGTATACTTTTGCACACGTAATAAATAAGGCATATACATGTTTAGAGAAAGTGAAGCCATGTGATCACACACATTTCCTTTTgtctaataaaatatttaaaagtgaGCTATTTTTTGTCATGGTCTTTCTTTGAAGTCGTTGATGCAGATTTCCTAAACACCTGCCATGGCTTATCTGCAGTCATTGTGTTAGCAGTGCTGTTAATGGGATACATTATCAATATGAACAGTAAACTtggttattatatatatatatatatatatatatatatatatatatatatatatatatatatatatatatataaattctttcacaccttacacatataaatacagtaacacgagtagctgacagttgtctgatgaacgcattgagcgtgaaactcggagttacaacttagcacctcaagttccaaccaactcactttgattat
This window of the Glandiceps talaboti chromosome 16, keGlaTala1.1, whole genome shotgun sequence genome carries:
- the LOC144447282 gene encoding proteasome subunit beta type-4-like yields the protein MADYSGFMNHQFWQNGPAPGSFYNLPGGTTSSQSGPIKHTLDPMTTGTSVIGLKFDGGVMIAADTLGSYGSLARFRQISRVYSINNNTIIGGSGDIADFQFLKNKIEQMMIDEDCLDDGHGYTPKSIFSWLTRVLYNRRSKFNPLWNVYVVGGMQGDEPFLGYVNLIGTAYQAPTIATGFGGYLAQPMLRDAYEKNNKMTLEEAKEVITRCMKVLFYRDARSYNRFEIAYITKDGPVIEEPISADANWEIAHYVKGYE